From one bacterium genomic stretch:
- a CDS encoding phosphatase PAP2 family protein: MRSKSFFSILLTCLLFSFGNLKAQNLDTRIFRSINDRHTKFSDNFFSFQSNSVKPVYIGAPLGFLVTGIIQKDRKAEDTGFLLLTAAVLNYGITYGMKSAVNRKRPYKTLTDVHTVGSTERSASFPSGHTSSAFTVATVVSLQYPKWYVIVPSFAWAGMVGYSRMAMGMHYPSDVLMGAAIGAGSAYLVYKLRKPIVNAKDKVFR, encoded by the coding sequence ATGAGATCAAAATCTTTTTTTTCAATATTACTGACATGCCTGCTTTTTTCTTTCGGCAATCTTAAAGCGCAGAACCTCGATACCCGTATTTTCCGATCGATCAACGATCGTCACACGAAGTTCAGCGATAATTTTTTTAGTTTCCAAAGCAACTCTGTCAAACCCGTTTACATCGGCGCGCCGTTGGGTTTTCTTGTTACAGGTATTATTCAAAAAGATCGTAAAGCCGAAGATACGGGCTTTTTACTGTTGACGGCCGCGGTATTGAACTACGGCATTACCTACGGCATGAAAAGCGCCGTTAACCGCAAACGGCCGTATAAAACGTTGACGGATGTACACACCGTCGGCTCGACGGAACGCTCGGCGTCATTTCCGTCAGGTCATACGAGTTCCGCTTTTACCGTTGCAACGGTGGTGTCGCTTCAATATCCCAAGTGGTATGTGATCGTACCGAGTTTTGCATGGGCGGGCATGGTGGGCTACAGCCGTATGGCGATGGGTATGCATTACCCGAGCGATGTGCTGATGGGCGCCGCGATCGGTGCAGGAAGCGCATATCTTGTCTATAAACTCAGAAAGCCGATCGTCAATGCTAAAGACAAAGTATTTCGTTAG
- a CDS encoding polyprenol monophosphomannose synthase, which translates to MKNKRALIVIPTYNERDTIPLIIDKIYSCDLTLYISTLHILVVDDNSPDGTAAVVKQLQAIDPRIHLLERAEKQGLGKAYVAGFGFALERNYDYVFEMDADLSHDPVYLKDFFEKIQDHDLVIGSRYVKGVNVINWPLSRLLISYFGNMYARIVTGIPVRDATSGFKCFRAEVLRAIDLSRVSASGYSFQIEMNYRVWKLGFKLCETSIIFYDRTIGSSKMSANIVKEGLLLVWKLKIKHFFGRL; encoded by the coding sequence ATGAAGAATAAGCGCGCGCTCATTGTAATTCCAACATACAATGAGAGAGATACTATTCCTCTGATCATTGATAAAATTTATTCGTGCGACCTGACGTTATACATTTCCACGCTTCATATTCTTGTTGTAGACGATAATTCGCCCGATGGTACCGCGGCAGTGGTAAAACAATTGCAGGCAATCGATCCGCGTATTCATTTGCTCGAACGCGCAGAAAAACAAGGGCTCGGTAAAGCGTATGTCGCCGGCTTCGGGTTCGCATTAGAACGTAATTACGATTACGTCTTCGAAATGGACGCCGATCTGTCGCACGATCCGGTGTACTTGAAGGATTTTTTTGAGAAAATTCAGGATCATGATCTGGTGATCGGATCCAGGTACGTCAAAGGCGTGAACGTTATTAATTGGCCGCTGAGCCGCCTTTTGATAAGTTATTTCGGTAATATGTATGCGCGGATCGTAACGGGTATTCCCGTTCGCGATGCAACATCCGGTTTTAAATGTTTCCGCGCGGAGGTATTGCGCGCGATTGATCTCAGCCGCGTCAGCGCGAGCGGTTATTCTTTCCAGATCGAGATGAATTACCGCGTATGGAAACTCGGATTTAAACTGTGTGAGACATCTATTATTTTTTATGATCGAACGATCGGTTCTTCTAAAATGTCGGCGAATATTGTCAAAGAAGGATTATTGCTGGTTTGGAAGCTTAAGATCAAGCATTTTTTCGGCAGGTTATAA
- a CDS encoding carboxypeptidase regulatory-like domain-containing protein, with the protein MKRSKLTSLLSAFSLIILFAMNMTMTGCSDDKSNGPSGATISGTVKNSANVPLANIIVTISTTPTAKADTTGATGIYEFTEVPVGNYTLTFSGTDYVTTTTTINVVEDDPVVTVGATTIPATSEQTGTISGTVTGGGGNLENAEVKIIGSTASTGRTAKTAANGTYSFTGVFVGTYTVAVERDGYVSDSTTGVTVTANATATTNFAMTQSVILSGNLTTALTLDPSIVYKLNGPYQIVSGAVLTIPAGTRIEAVEGSGAVIITIRATASNATTVNKANGKIYALGTAAEPIVFTTERSAGTRTRGMWGGIVLNGVAGLNVPGGIGVGEGNTGSYGPGFGSFTLNSSIGDTMSSGIFQYVRVEFGGTKVTPDNEVNGWTFNAVGSNTVLDHIQSHMIADDGFEWFGGTVKGKYLVASGCDDDMFDTDFGTQVKLQHVFGIQDQALGNRGMEADNDATGSANTPISKPTVWNFTFVGGNGTDDKNNDDNNEGMYWRRNTQYDANNGIVSYFNRIGLTLDGTADSTNAANGTATAKNMIMWNNSSNITKHVKQIAFKTTAQNYDTIGLRATLDANFTNILVQNPNFTSVTTSANANPFDGNMPNPVPTSVVTGGTPPNDGFFDVSATYIGAFNTTNWLTGWTTWAKN; encoded by the coding sequence ATGAAAAGAAGTAAACTGACAAGTCTATTGTCTGCATTTTCACTTATCATTTTGTTCGCTATGAACATGACGATGACCGGTTGCAGCGACGACAAGAGCAACGGCCCAAGCGGTGCGACGATATCCGGCACTGTGAAAAACAGCGCTAATGTACCGTTGGCAAATATCATCGTGACCATTTCAACAACACCTACGGCAAAAGCTGATACGACCGGTGCAACGGGCATATATGAGTTTACGGAAGTTCCGGTTGGCAACTATACATTGACTTTTTCGGGAACAGATTATGTTACCACCACTACCACAATCAATGTAGTAGAAGACGATCCGGTGGTTACGGTTGGCGCGACAACCATTCCGGCGACCAGCGAACAGACCGGCACGATTTCCGGTACTGTGACCGGGGGCGGCGGCAATTTGGAAAACGCCGAAGTAAAGATCATCGGTTCTACGGCCAGCACGGGCCGTACTGCAAAAACAGCCGCGAACGGTACCTACAGCTTCACCGGAGTATTCGTCGGAACGTATACAGTTGCAGTAGAACGCGACGGATATGTTTCCGACTCTACCACTGGTGTGACTGTAACGGCGAATGCAACCGCCACAACTAATTTTGCCATGACCCAATCGGTAATTTTATCAGGTAATCTTACAACGGCTCTCACCTTGGATCCTAGTATTGTTTATAAACTTAACGGCCCTTACCAAATCGTTTCCGGCGCCGTGCTTACCATTCCTGCAGGCACGCGTATTGAAGCGGTAGAAGGCAGCGGAGCTGTAATTATAACTATCCGCGCGACCGCCTCCAACGCCACCACCGTCAACAAGGCCAATGGAAAGATTTACGCGCTTGGAACGGCTGCCGAACCGATTGTATTTACGACCGAGCGATCCGCCGGAACCCGCACGCGCGGCATGTGGGGAGGCATTGTTTTAAATGGCGTTGCCGGCCTCAACGTACCCGGCGGTATCGGTGTTGGCGAAGGTAATACGGGAAGCTACGGCCCCGGTTTTGGTTCCTTCACGTTGAATTCTTCCATCGGCGATACCATGAGCAGCGGAATATTTCAATATGTCCGTGTTGAATTTGGAGGAACTAAAGTTACGCCCGACAATGAAGTAAATGGATGGACATTCAATGCCGTTGGAAGCAACACCGTTCTGGATCATATACAATCACACATGATTGCCGATGACGGTTTCGAATGGTTTGGTGGAACGGTCAAAGGCAAGTACCTGGTTGCCTCCGGCTGTGACGACGATATGTTCGACACTGATTTTGGAACTCAGGTGAAATTGCAACATGTTTTTGGTATTCAGGATCAGGCTCTTGGAAACCGCGGAATGGAAGCCGACAATGATGCAACCGGAAGCGCTAATACCCCGATTTCAAAACCGACGGTCTGGAATTTTACATTCGTCGGCGGAAACGGTACGGACGATAAGAACAATGACGATAACAACGAAGGTATGTATTGGAGAAGAAATACTCAGTATGATGCCAATAACGGCATCGTCTCGTATTTCAACCGAATTGGGCTCACGCTTGACGGCACCGCCGACAGCACGAACGCCGCAAACGGTACGGCGACGGCAAAAAACATGATCATGTGGAATAATTCGAGCAATATTACGAAACACGTGAAACAAATTGCGTTTAAAACGACTGCACAGAATTACGATACAATCGGGCTTCGCGCGACACTGGATGCAAATTTTACGAACATCTTAGTTCAGAATCCGAACTTTACAAGCGTGACAACATCTGCTAATGCGAATCCGTTTGACGGTAACATGCCGAATCCTGTTCCGACATCTGTTGTGACCGGCGGCACACCTCCGAACGACGGTTTCTTTGATGTTTCCGCGACCTATATCGGCGCGTTTAACACGACGAACTGGTTGACCGGCTGGACGACCTGGGCAAAGAACTAG
- a CDS encoding acetyl-CoA carboxylase carboxyltransferase subunit alpha, whose product MLAVILEFEKPIAELETKISEMESLSENVDISPELEGLKKKLEQMREEIYSNLTPWQKVQLARHPDRPRSLDYIERISLGFVELHGDRLYGDDHAIVAGFGKIENTEFMIISQQKGKDTKSHVYRNFGMPNPEGYRKALRLMNMAAKFKRPILTLIDTPGAYPGIGAEERGQAEAIARNLLVMSRLPVPIICVIIGEGASGGALGIGVGDRLLMMENTWYSVIAPESCSSILWRSWEFKEKAASALKLTADDLMKFNVIDGIIKEPIGGANRDYVLAAKNVKEAVMKELETLEQMPVQQLLEERVEKYSKMGRWGEMK is encoded by the coding sequence ATTTTGGCGGTTATACTAGAATTTGAAAAACCTATCGCAGAATTGGAAACGAAGATATCGGAGATGGAATCGTTGTCTGAAAACGTGGACATCTCACCTGAACTTGAAGGGCTGAAGAAAAAGCTCGAACAGATGCGTGAAGAAATTTATTCCAATCTCACGCCCTGGCAGAAAGTGCAGCTTGCACGCCATCCGGATCGGCCGCGTTCACTGGATTATATCGAACGCATCAGCCTGGGTTTTGTGGAACTGCACGGCGACCGGTTATATGGCGATGATCATGCGATCGTTGCAGGATTTGGAAAGATCGAAAACACCGAGTTCATGATTATCAGCCAGCAAAAAGGAAAAGATACTAAAAGCCATGTCTACCGTAATTTCGGTATGCCCAATCCGGAAGGATATCGGAAAGCCTTACGACTGATGAACATGGCGGCAAAATTTAAACGCCCGATCCTGACGCTGATCGACACGCCCGGCGCTTATCCCGGCATTGGGGCGGAGGAGCGCGGACAGGCAGAAGCTATCGCGCGAAATCTTTTAGTCATGTCGAGGCTTCCCGTACCGATCATTTGCGTTATTATCGGCGAAGGCGCATCCGGCGGGGCATTGGGAATCGGTGTGGGCGACCGGCTGCTAATGATGGAAAATACATGGTATTCGGTGATCGCGCCGGAATCGTGCTCGAGTATTCTGTGGCGAAGCTGGGAATTCAAAGAAAAGGCAGCGTCGGCATTAAAATTAACCGCAGACGATCTGATGAAATTCAACGTGATAGACGGAATCATAAAAGAACCCATAGGCGGGGCCAATCGCGATTACGTCCTCGCAGCGAAAAACGTCAAAGAGGCAGTGATGAAGGAATTGGAAACGCTGGAACAAATGCCCGTTCAGCAATTGCTCGAAGAACGCGTTGAAAAATATTCGAAAATGGGGCGATGGGGAGAAATGAAATAG
- a CDS encoding AIR carboxylase family protein, which yields MNLTEIAIVLENSQDTESVRGCKEYLDRFGLRYETAVIEHLANPDDLADFVKKGTDRGIKIFIAVAGSASGLASAIAARTYLPVIGVPLETTAAKGLDALYSMIYLPEGTPVAAMGIGPNGARNAAILAAQILSFSDHHLRDRLLFFKQNGCRF from the coding sequence ATGAATTTAACTGAGATCGCTATCGTCCTTGAGAATTCGCAGGATACAGAATCCGTCAGAGGATGTAAAGAGTACCTTGATCGTTTCGGCCTGCGTTATGAAACCGCCGTTATTGAACACCTGGCTAATCCGGATGATCTGGCGGATTTTGTAAAAAAAGGCACAGACCGTGGCATCAAAATATTCATTGCGGTGGCGGGTTCCGCTTCGGGCCTGGCTTCAGCGATCGCCGCCCGCACGTATTTGCCGGTCATCGGCGTACCTCTTGAGACAACCGCCGCGAAGGGTTTGGATGCGTTATATTCCATGATCTATTTACCCGAGGGAACTCCGGTAGCCGCCATGGGCATCGGCCCGAATGGCGCAAGAAATGCCGCGATCCTTGCTGCGCAGATTCTATCATTTTCAGATCATCACCTCCGAGACCGTTTATTATTCTTTAAACAAAACGGCTGCCGTTTTTAA
- a CDS encoding TonB-dependent receptor has translation MKKVSTIISFIAVWGILWLWSSAAMAQTGELKTGKIAGKIVDASDGEPLIGCNIVLVGTKYGAASDLNGNFFVSNIPEGTYSVLFSYISYNKKTIHPVTVTTGLTYNLQISLEPEGIMGESIVVEAKADRAAKSALLVQQKKAVVVSDAIGSEQISKTPDKSAGDALKRVTGLTVVGNKYVYVRGLGERYSNAQLNGIEIPSPEPEKKIIPMDIFPSGSIQNITVVKTYNPDMAGDFSGGLVKINTKEFPESLFMTTSVSTGINNASFSKIPRYKGSGTDFLGFDDGTRQRPNIPKFNGSTPDNLKAQYNSRFQNIWMPANSQVSNNSGFSFSVGNSLGEDSNIGFLGSLTYSSDFNSRNEREYFPIADGVPAYDYKTAKGNYGVLWGALLDLNVKINTNNKIGLKTVYNIQSDDEASTTSGYKNGSSGGDVRFTRLRYQQRKLFSSQLLGEHQINNFFKSKIDWHLAFSQADRNEPDTRQTSYVLNETLNRYDAFGSSNNSRFFSDLTDKEINTGVDWSIPFEVIKNSKIKLGSLVRIKDRNFSAHRYAYSNFADAVRGEQPEDLFSSDNIINGLVDFEDNTQANDTYTANENTIAGYVMGDFPVDKRWRLIGGVRYENAQTELHSIDPASGAENKSLSPKYTNRDFFPALNVVYALSERMNLRLGYSKTISRPQFRELAPFRYDDYRRSTYGNPFLKSSHIQNYDLRWEFFPNSGELVAASFFYKSFENPIERFLLPNPGSQAGDPVPVNGGNASNIGIELDLRASLIHVSDALKDFSITANMSLIRSRLTQKNAIEVYTLGSNDPTLFSPDFVANKKRPMQGQSPYVVNIGLNYVNAVSLTDVNLSYNVFGERIAEISTKLNDAQGNKIYDDVYEQPFHQLDLTVGQKITKNLKLKANWKNMLNQTVQFKMSKFVTNEYKPGMSFSTSVTYDF, from the coding sequence ATGAAAAAAGTAAGTACGATTATATCCTTCATTGCCGTCTGGGGAATCTTATGGCTCTGGTCTTCCGCGGCCATGGCACAAACCGGTGAACTGAAAACCGGAAAAATTGCCGGTAAAATAGTTGATGCATCCGATGGAGAGCCATTGATCGGATGTAATATTGTGCTTGTGGGCACTAAATACGGGGCTGCATCGGATCTGAACGGCAATTTTTTTGTCAGTAATATTCCGGAAGGAACGTATTCCGTTTTGTTTTCGTACATATCATACAACAAAAAAACGATCCATCCCGTCACGGTCACGACCGGCTTAACTTATAATCTGCAGATCTCGCTTGAACCCGAAGGCATCATGGGCGAAAGTATTGTGGTCGAAGCAAAAGCCGACAGAGCGGCAAAGAGCGCATTGCTTGTTCAGCAGAAAAAAGCCGTTGTCGTTAGCGATGCAATCGGCAGCGAACAGATCAGTAAAACTCCCGACAAGAGCGCCGGCGATGCGCTTAAACGCGTGACAGGCCTAACCGTTGTGGGAAATAAATACGTATATGTTCGCGGATTGGGCGAGCGTTACAGTAATGCGCAGCTGAACGGTATTGAAATTCCAAGCCCGGAACCGGAGAAAAAAATAATTCCAATGGATATTTTTCCTTCCGGCTCGATTCAGAACATAACGGTTGTTAAGACTTATAACCCCGACATGGCAGGCGATTTCTCCGGTGGATTGGTTAAAATTAATACTAAAGAATTTCCTGAAAGTCTTTTCATGACGACAAGCGTGTCTACTGGAATTAACAACGCTTCGTTTTCAAAGATTCCCCGCTACAAAGGCAGCGGGACGGATTTTCTTGGATTTGACGACGGGACAAGACAGCGCCCGAATATTCCTAAATTCAACGGCTCCACTCCGGATAACTTGAAAGCGCAGTATAACAGCCGGTTTCAGAATATATGGATGCCGGCAAATTCACAAGTATCCAATAATTCAGGATTCAGTTTTTCTGTTGGCAACAGTCTGGGTGAAGATTCAAATATTGGTTTTTTGGGTTCTCTCACCTACAGTTCCGACTTTAACAGCCGTAATGAAAGGGAATATTTCCCGATTGCCGACGGCGTGCCTGCATACGATTATAAGACCGCCAAAGGAAATTACGGCGTTCTCTGGGGCGCACTGCTTGATTTAAACGTGAAAATCAACACAAATAATAAAATAGGATTAAAAACCGTCTATAATATTCAGTCCGATGATGAAGCAAGTACGACCTCGGGATATAAGAACGGCAGTTCCGGAGGAGACGTTCGTTTTACACGGCTACGATATCAGCAACGAAAACTCTTTTCCTCGCAGTTGCTTGGAGAGCATCAGATTAATAATTTTTTTAAAAGTAAAATAGATTGGCATCTCGCTTTTTCTCAGGCCGACCGTAACGAACCCGATACCCGTCAGACATCCTACGTTCTCAATGAGACGCTGAATCGATACGACGCATTCGGATCTTCAAACAACTCGCGTTTCTTTTCGGACCTAACGGACAAAGAAATAAACACAGGCGTTGATTGGAGTATTCCGTTTGAAGTAATAAAGAATTCAAAAATAAAGTTGGGATCACTGGTTCGTATAAAGGACCGTAACTTTAGTGCACACCGGTATGCATATTCCAATTTTGCCGATGCCGTGCGGGGCGAACAGCCGGAGGATCTTTTCTCATCGGACAATATTATCAACGGGCTGGTCGATTTTGAAGACAATACGCAGGCCAATGATACGTACACCGCTAATGAAAACACAATTGCCGGATACGTGATGGGGGACTTTCCCGTTGACAAGAGGTGGCGGCTCATCGGCGGCGTACGGTACGAAAACGCTCAAACGGAATTGCATTCAATTGATCCGGCTTCTGGAGCAGAAAATAAGAGTCTCTCTCCAAAATATACCAACAGAGATTTTTTCCCCGCACTCAATGTAGTATACGCTTTGAGTGAGAGAATGAATTTACGTCTGGGATACAGCAAAACTATCTCGCGTCCGCAATTTCGTGAATTAGCGCCTTTTCGATACGATGACTACCGACGCAGCACCTATGGAAATCCTTTTCTGAAGTCAAGTCACATTCAAAACTATGATTTACGCTGGGAGTTCTTTCCGAATTCGGGCGAACTGGTCGCGGCGAGCTTTTTTTACAAATCATTTGAGAACCCTATTGAACGATTTTTGTTACCTAATCCGGGAAGTCAAGCGGGCGATCCCGTCCCCGTCAATGGAGGCAATGCATCTAATATCGGAATTGAACTTGATTTGAGGGCAAGCCTGATTCACGTTTCGGATGCGCTTAAAGATTTCAGTATAACCGCGAATATGTCCTTGATTCGATCCCGGCTAACGCAAAAAAATGCAATTGAAGTCTACACGTTGGGCAGTAACGATCCGACGTTATTTTCACCGGATTTTGTTGCCAATAAGAAACGTCCTATGCAGGGGCAATCTCCGTATGTAGTCAATATTGGATTAAATTATGTCAACGCGGTGAGTCTTACGGATGTAAACCTTTCTTACAACGTGTTTGGTGAAAGAATCGCAGAGATTAGCACTAAGCTGAATGATGCGCAAGGCAACAAAATTTACGACGATGTGTACGAACAGCCCTTTCATCAACTTGATCTGACCGTAGGTCAAAAGATCACAAAAAACCTTAAGCTAAAAGCCAACTGGAAGAATATGCTGAATCAAACCGTACAATTTAAGATGAGCAAATTTGTTACTAATGAATATAAACCGGGCATGAGCTTCTCAACTTCCGTCACCTATGATTTTTAA
- a CDS encoding acyl-CoA thioesterase, with amino-acid sequence MTIRPLSYPFHIDLFLSIECSRVMKTNITHIRVRYAETDSMKVAYNANYFIWFEVGRNEIMRDLGYPYAQLESEGFFLPVIEAHCNYIKPIRYDDELELHSSFAEQNGARIRIEYKILCKTILVATGYTIHAFTDHSGRPARPPREFLEKLK; translated from the coding sequence ATGACAATTAGACCGCTTTCCTATCCATTCCATATCGACCTGTTTTTGTCGATAGAATGCAGTCGCGTCATGAAAACCAACATCACCCATATCCGTGTCCGCTACGCAGAAACTGACAGCATGAAGGTTGCGTACAACGCGAATTATTTCATCTGGTTCGAGGTAGGTCGTAACGAGATCATGCGCGATCTCGGTTATCCCTATGCGCAGCTTGAATCCGAAGGATTTTTTCTTCCCGTGATTGAAGCGCATTGTAATTATATCAAACCGATTCGTTACGATGATGAATTGGAACTTCATTCCTCATTCGCCGAACAAAACGGCGCGCGCATCCGGATCGAATATAAAATACTGTGTAAAACAATTCTTGTTGCAACGGGTTACACCATTCACGCCTTCACCGATCACAGCGGCAGGCCTGCGCGGCCGCCGAGAGAATTTTTGGAGAAATTGAAATGA
- a CDS encoding bifunctional nuclease family protein, giving the protein METTPEVNSSARDDSAGSPVNKDAMRRMVLIVLSAFLFFGIAGIFSKNYLFNRHVQYVAGGSDVTEVKVLGVVMDSLSGSPAVFLHHESEDVYLPIWIGANEAVAIQAELSGVKSPRPLTNDLLKTVIEALDATLEKIIINKVKNDTYYALLSITTHGNSTEIDARPSDAIGLAIRFKCPIFVSNDVLKEYGVTSGDAAKKRSEKSRKI; this is encoded by the coding sequence ATGGAAACCACTCCCGAAGTAAACTCCTCAGCCAGAGATGATTCTGCAGGTTCTCCAGTCAATAAAGATGCGATGCGGCGAATGGTTCTGATAGTATTATCCGCATTTCTTTTTTTTGGTATTGCCGGAATATTTTCGAAGAATTATCTGTTTAACCGGCATGTTCAGTACGTCGCAGGCGGCTCCGATGTCACGGAGGTCAAAGTTTTAGGCGTAGTCATGGACTCCCTGAGCGGAAGCCCGGCCGTCTTTTTGCATCATGAGAGTGAAGACGTCTACCTGCCGATCTGGATCGGCGCAAATGAGGCGGTAGCTATTCAAGCGGAACTTTCCGGCGTCAAGTCCCCGCGTCCATTAACTAATGACCTTTTGAAAACGGTGATCGAAGCGCTGGATGCGACGCTGGAAAAAATCATTATAAACAAAGTTAAGAATGACACGTATTATGCGCTGTTGAGTATTACCACGCACGGAAACTCGACTGAAATTGACGCGCGTCCCAGCGATGCGATCGGGCTGGCCATCCGCTTTAAGTGTCCGATCTTTGTAAGCAATGACGTTTTAAAGGAATACGGCGTCACATCCGGCGATGCCGCCAAAAAGCGAAGTGAAAAAAGCAGAAAAATTTAA
- a CDS encoding PDZ domain-containing protein, with translation MRQRLPLIILFAILFIGVLAGLVLSSKLDISSFSRADNLPEVNFTSTAPSDLNQIDNSGKAFSKIANQVKPVVVTIISEKKVKVGGGFDEIFRKFHKDMPDQGLGSGVIVHPDGYILTNHHVINEADQITVRLVDKRVFRAELLGSDPLTDIALIKIDAEKLPVASFGNSDLIEVGEWVLAIGSPLSLNSTVTAGIISAIGRQIDIIGDQYGVESFIQTDAVINPGNSGGALVNIKGELIGINTAIASKTGLYQGYGFAVPSNIAKHVMEDIIKYGYTVRGYVGVGIKDVDATYAKAVGLKNAEGVLVESLMDKGAAKESGLEEGDVILKIDGRSLNQSNDLQAYVALKQPGDVVKLLIQRNGSQINKSVTLKSVDGSTSPPPAQSRKNINKEKEDEIGSGMGFEVEEISDNVPRGKGVIVTNSSWHAKEQSIYEGFYITKVNNQPISTMEDYRAAIKNLKNGDAVILHLMTSRRENKIITAIEVKKKN, from the coding sequence ATGCGCCAACGACTGCCTCTCATTATACTATTCGCCATACTTTTTATTGGCGTGCTTGCAGGACTGGTTTTAAGTTCCAAATTGGATATTTCCAGTTTCAGCCGGGCCGACAATTTACCCGAAGTTAATTTTACTTCAACCGCTCCATCCGATCTGAATCAGATCGACAACTCCGGCAAAGCGTTTTCAAAAATTGCTAATCAGGTAAAGCCGGTAGTCGTAACGATCATCAGCGAGAAAAAAGTAAAAGTTGGCGGAGGATTTGACGAAATATTCAGAAAATTTCACAAGGACATGCCGGATCAAGGACTCGGCTCCGGCGTGATAGTTCACCCCGACGGTTATATTCTGACCAATCATCACGTAATTAATGAAGCCGATCAGATCACGGTGAGGTTGGTTGACAAACGGGTGTTCCGCGCGGAACTGCTCGGTTCCGACCCTCTCACAGACATTGCGCTGATTAAAATTGATGCAGAGAAATTGCCCGTGGCCTCATTCGGCAATTCAGACCTTATTGAAGTCGGCGAATGGGTTCTTGCGATCGGCTCTCCTCTCAGCCTCAACTCGACCGTCACCGCGGGTATCATCAGCGCAATCGGCCGGCAGATTGATATCATCGGCGATCAGTACGGTGTTGAAAGTTTTATTCAAACCGACGCGGTGATCAACCCGGGTAATAGCGGCGGCGCGTTGGTTAATATTAAAGGCGAACTTATCGGCATTAATACGGCCATCGCGTCCAAGACCGGGCTGTATCAGGGATATGGATTCGCCGTTCCTTCCAACATCGCCAAACATGTTATGGAAGATATCATTAAATACGGATATACTGTGCGCGGTTATGTCGGCGTGGGAATCAAAGATGTGGATGCTACGTATGCAAAAGCCGTGGGATTGAAGAATGCGGAAGGCGTTTTGGTGGAATCACTTATGGATAAGGGCGCTGCGAAGGAAAGCGGCCTTGAGGAAGGCGACGTCATCTTAAAGATAGACGGACGAAGTCTGAATCAGTCAAACGACCTTCAGGCGTACGTGGCTCTCAAGCAACCCGGCGATGTAGTGAAACTGCTGATTCAGCGGAATGGAAGCCAAATTAACAAATCCGTTACGCTAAAATCGGTTGACGGTTCAACCTCTCCTCCGCCTGCACAATCCCGCAAGAATATAAACAAAGAAAAAGAAGACGAGATCGGCAGCGGAATGGGATTTGAGGTGGAGGAAATATCAGACAATGTTCCGCGCGGAAAAGGGGTTATCGTGACGAATTCCTCCTGGCATGCCAAGGAGCAAAGCATTTACGAAGGCTTCTACATCACCAAAGTGAATAACCAACCGATATCGACCATGGAAGACTACCGTGCGGCGATCAAAAATCTGAAAAACGGCGATGCGGTGATCCTTCATCTCATGACGTCACGACGTGAGAATAAGATCATTACCGCAATTGAAGTGAAGAAGAAGAATTGA